The following coding sequences are from one Danio rerio strain Tuebingen ecotype United States chromosome 21, GRCz12tu, whole genome shotgun sequence window:
- the LOC100534990 gene encoding serine/threonine-protein kinase pim-2-like, whose product MSSSSVLSAIQQYSDKMAFSKLINRLKKAFGVKCANEQPCEPLEPTGSTTENHRHLMTDDPAVAAGKQAGRQKKRKLKLSPIFFACVSRRRATVVDQLCVQEIHELHAEPISSSKFFCTAVSNLELEVLQPPALDDPADEDLDSKPEVNSFDSAVVIENDSAELHFPADNESSLSEDSLEQELDSPPSSPSDEDNELPVSQQLITDDICDSALDENSNPLPDQVSQEDSAVKSTADDGTCLDNNDISCRYKLGKQLGEGGFGSVYEGIRIQDGLQVAVKFVQKTPNMQDVSSSCDQPLPLEITLANMASGGSRCANIIKLLDWQVFENHYVMVMERPSPSMDLEAFLEVSGGVLSEKTAHTIMRQAVYAANVCCYRGVFHRDIKLQNLLVNPDTLEVKLIDFGCGDFMMESAYSIFSGTEAYIPPEFYEKGCYRAKPATVYSLGVLLFTMLHGEFPSAYDLYYLQHDWSKFTLSQECCDMMRACLHENPECRIPLEEMPYHDWSMLEF is encoded by the exons ATGtctagtagttcagtactttctgcgATTCAACAGTACAGTGATAAAATGGCATTTTCAAAACTGATTAACCGTCTGAAGAAAGCGTTTGGTGTTAAGTGTGCGAACGAACAACCGTGTGAGCCACTCGAACCCACCGGCAGCACGACAGAGAATCACCGTCATCTGATGACCGATGACCCGGCCGTCGCTGCAGGAAAACAGGCAGGGAGACAGAAAAAGAGGAAACTCAAATTGTCTCCCATCTTCTTCGCCTGTGTTTCCAGAAGAAGAGCTACTGTTGTTG ATCAGCTATGTGTGCAGGAGATCCACGAACTTCACGCAGAGCCCATCAGTAGCTCTAAATTCTTCTGCACTGCTGTGAGCAACCTGGAGCTGGAAGTTCTCCAACCTCCAGCTCTTGATGATCCAGCAGACGAAGACTTGGACTCTAAACCTGAAGTGAACAGCTTTGACTCTGCAGTGGTCATTGAGAACGACTCTGCAGAGCTTCACTTCCCAGCAGACAATGAATCCTCCCTCAGCGAGGACAGCCTGGAGCAAGAGCTTGATAGTCCTCCAAGTTCACCATCCGATGAGGACAATGAACTTCCAGTGAGCCAGCAGCTCATAACAGATGACATCTGTGACTCTGCCCTGGATGAAAACTCGAACCCTTTACCGGATCAGGTCTCACAAGAGGACTCTGCTGTGAAGTCTACAGCAGATGatgggacctgcttggacaata ATGACATCAGCTGCCGCTACAAACTCGGAAAGCAGCTTGGTGAAGGAGGTTTCGGCTCCGTGTATGAGGGGATTCGCATACAGGATGGTCTGCAG GTGGCAGTTAAATTTGTCCAGAAGACCCCAAATATGCAAGATGTCAGCTCT tcatgtgaccaGCCACTTCCTCTAGAGATCACCTTGGCAAACATGGCCAGCGGTGGCTCCAGGTGTGCGAACATTATTAAGCTCCTGGACTGGCAGGTCTTTGAAAACCATTATGTCATGGTGATGGAGCGGCCTAGTCCAAGCATGGACCTGGAGGCATTCCTTGAAGTCAGCGGAGGAGTCCTCAGTGAGAAAACAGCACATACCATCATGAGGCAAGCTGTTTATGCGGCCAACGTGTGCTGTTACCGCGGGGTGTTCCACCGGGACATTAAGCTTCAAAACCTGCTGGTGAACCCCGACACACTGGAAGTCAAGCTGATCGACTTCGGGTGTGGAGACTTCATGATGGAATCAGCCTACAGTATCTTCTCTG GCACAGAAGCGTACATCCCGCCAGAGTTTTATGAAAAAGGATGCTACCGGGCCAAACCAGCGACGGTCTATTCTCTTGGGGTTCTTCTGTTCACAATGCTCCATGGAGAATTCCCATCAGCGTATGACCTGTACTACCTTCAACATGACTggtccaaatttaccctctctcaAG AATGCTGTGATATGATGAGGGCTTGTCTGCATGAGAATCCAGAGTGCAGAATTCCTCTAGAAGAGATGCCTTACCACGACTGGTCCATGCTGGAGTTCTGA
- the LOC141379960 gene encoding serine/threonine-protein kinase pim-2-like, translating into MSSSSVLSAIQQYSDKMAFSKLINRLKKAFGVKCANEQPCEPLEPTGSTTENHRHLMTDDPAVAAGKQAGRQKKRKFKLSPIFFACVSRRRATVVDQLCVQEIHELHAEPISSSKFFCTAVSNLELEVLQPPALDDPADEDLDFKPEVNSFDSAVVIENDSAELHFPEDNESSLSEDSLEQELDSPPSSPSDEDNELPVSQQLITDDICDSALDENSNPSPDQVSQEDSAVKSTADDGTCLDNNDISCRYKLGKQLGEGGFGSVYEGIRIQDGLQVAVKFVQKTPNMQDVSSSCDQPLPLEITLANMASGGSRCANIIKLLDWQVFENHYVMVMERPSPSMDLEAFLEVSGGVLSEKTAHTIMRQAVYAANVCCYRGVFHRDIKLQNLLVNPDTLEVKLIDFGCGDFMMESAYSLFSGTEAYIPPEFYEKGCYRAKPATVYSLGVLLFTMLHGEFPSAYDLYYLQHDWSKFTLSQECCDMMRACLHENPECRIPLEEMPYHDWSMLEF; encoded by the exons ATGtctagtagttcagtactttctgcgATTCAACAGTACAGTGATAAAATGGCATTTTCAAAACTGATTAACCGTCTGAAGAAAGCGTTTGGTGTTAAGTGTGCGAACGAACAACCGTGTGAGCCACTCGAACCCACCGGCAGCACGACAGAGAATCACCGTCATCTGATGACCGATGACCCGGCCGTCGCTGCAGGAAAACAGGCAGGGAGACAGAAAAAGAGGAAATTCAAATTGTCTCCCATCTTCTTCGCCTGTGTTTCCAGAAGAAGAGCTACTGTTGTTG ATCAGCTATGTGTGCAGGAGATCCACGAACTTCACGCAGAGCCCATCAGTAGCTCTAAATTCTTCTGCACTGCTGTGAGCAACCTGGAGCTGGAAGTTCTCCAACCTCCAGCTCTTGATGATCCAGCAGACGAAGATTTGGACTTTAAACCTGAAGTGAACAGCTTTGACTCTGCAGTGGTCATTGAGAACGACTCTGCAGAGCTTCACTTCCCAGAAGACAATGAATCCTCCCTCAGCGAGGACAGCCTGGAGCAAGAGCTTGATAGTCCTCCAAGTTCACCATCCGATGAGGACAATGAACTTCCAGTGAGCCAGCAGCTCATAACAGATGACATCTGTGACTCTGCCCTGGATGAAAACTCGAACCCTTCACCGGATCAGGTCTCACAAGAGGACTCTGCTGTGAAGTCTACAGCAGATGatgggacctgcttggacaata ATGACATCAGCTGCCGCTACAAACTCGGAAAGCAGCTTGGTGAAGGAGGTTTCGGCTCCGTGTATGAGGGGATTCGCATACAGGATGGTCTGCAG GTGGCAGTTAAATTTGTCCAGAAGACCCCAAATATGCAAGATGTCAGCTCT tcatgtgaccaGCCACTTCCTCTAGAGATCACCTTGGCAAACATGGCCAGCGGTGGCTCCAGGTGTGCGAACATTATTAAGCTCCTGGACTGGCAGGTCTTTGAAAACCATTATGTCATGGTGATGGAGCGGCCTAGTCCAAGCATGGACCTGGAGGCATTCCTTGAAGTCAGCGGAGGAGTCCTCAGTGAGAAAACAGCACATACCATCATGAGGCAAGCTGTTTATGCGGCCAACGTGTGCTGTTACCGCGGGGTGTTCCACCGGGACATTAAGCTTCAAAACCTGCTGGTGAACCCCGACACACTGGAAGTCAAGCTGATCGACTTCGGGTGTGGAGACTTCATGATGGAATCAGCCTACAGTCTCTTCTCTG GCACAGAAGCGTACATCCCGCCAGAGTTTTATGAAAAAGGATGCTACCGGGCCAAACCAGCGACGGTCTATTCTCTTGGGGTTCTTCTGTTCACAATGCTCCATGGAGAATTCCCATCAGCGTATGACCTGTACTACCTCCAACATGACTggtccaaatttaccctctctcaAG AATGCTGTGATATGATGAGGGCTTGTCTGCATGAGAATCCAGAGTGCAGAATTCCTCTAGAAGAGATGCCTTACCACGACTGGTCCATGCTGGAGTTCTGA